DNA from Sinorhizobium arboris LMG 14919:
GTGCTGATAGCCGCAGCATACCGGCGCATCCAGCCGCTCGGCGAGCGCCATGGATTCCTGGATGGCGTTGCCGATGACGACACCGGCACCGTTGAGAATGACCGGAAACTTCGCTTCCGAAAGCAGCCGGGCGGCTTGGGCGATGGCCGCAGGTCCGCCTGCCGGGCGCTCGAAGCGGACGATGCGCGGCAGATCCACGTCGATCACATGAGTCCAAAAATCCCGCGGGATGTTGATCTGCGCCGGTGCGCAACCCCGCCATGCCTTCTCGATGACCCGGTTCAGGACTTCGGGAATGCGGCTTGGATCGCGCACCTCCTCCTGATAGCAGACCATCTCCTCGAACATCGCCATCTGGTCGACTTCCTGGAAGCCGCCCTGCCCTATCGTCTTGTTGGCGGCCTGCGGCGTGACCATGAGCAGCGGCGTGTGATTCCAGTAGGCCGTCTTCATCGCGGTGATGAAACCGGTCACACCTGGTCCGTTCTGGCCGATCGCCATCGACATCGTGCCGGTCGCGCGGCTGAAGCCGTCGGCCATCATGCCGGCATTGGTCTCGTGGGCACAGTCCCAGAAGCGGATCCCCGCCTTCGGGAACAGGTCCGATACGGGCATCATCGCCGAACCGATGATCCCGAACGCATGCTCGATGCCGTGCATCTGCAGGACTTTGACGAAGGCTTCTTCTGTGGTCATTTTCATGGCTGTTTCCTTTAGCTTGTGTGAGCGGTTGATGTGCGCAACGGCTTGTGCGGCAGCACGGAACTCGTTTCCGAAACCGGACGTATGAGCATCGACGAAACCATTGAAACAAGAGCGGCAAACACGACGTAGGCGGCCAGTAACCAAGGCGCGCCGTTGCCGTAGCTGATGAGGTAGGTCGCGATGATCGGAGTGATGCCGCTGGCGAAGATGCCGGAGAACTGGTAGACGAAGGAAATTCCGGTATAGCGCACCTTCACGTCGAACAGATCCGAGAACAGTGCGGCTTCGGGGCCGTAGCACATTGCGTAGATGATGCCGAACGGGACGATCAGAGAGAGCGCAATCAGCGGCAGGCTCCCACTTTCCATCAGCATGAAGGCGGGGAACGTGACCAACGCCAGCAGCAGGCTGCCGACTGCATAGGTTTTCGGTCGGCCCCAACGATCCGACAACCTGCCGAAGAACGGAATTGCCACGACCATGACAAGTGCAGAAAGGCTGACGAGCCATAATGCTGTGGTGCGGTCCACCTGCACATATTTGGACAGATAGACGATCGAGAAGACGGCGAATACGTTGAAGAAAACTCCGTCAATGTAGCGCGCGCCCATGCCGAGCAGTATGTTGCGGGGATAGGTGCGAACGAGGTCCACAAACGGGATCTTGAGCTCCTGCTGCTCTTCCTTGACAGCGGCGAAATCCGGCGTTTCGGCTACCTTGAGCCGGATGTAGAGGCCCACGATGATAAGCACGACCGAGCCGACGAAAGCACTGCGCCAACCCCAGGACATGAAGGCTTCATCGGGGAGAAGGCTCAGGAGTGCGACGACCCCTGATGACAGGCACAAGCCGATTGCAAGACCGATTTGCGGGATCGACGCATAGTAGCCGCGCTTGTTTTCAGGCGCGAATTCATAAGCCATGAGAACCGCGCCGCCCCATTCGCCGCCGATGCCGATGCCTTGTGCGATCCGCAGGATGAGCAGCAGTATGGGAGCTGCTACGCCGATCTGATCGTAGGTCGGCAGCACGCCGATCAGAACGGTTGCGACCCCCATGATCAGAATGGTGAGCACGAGCATCTGTTTGCGGCCGAGTTTGTCTCCGAAATGCCCGAATATGATGCCGCCGAGCGGACGGGCAACGAAGCCGACTGCAAAGGTTGCATAGGCCAGCACTATTGAAACGATCGGGTCGTGCGCCGGGAAGTAAAGTTGATTGAAAACGATGCCGGCAATCACGCCGTACAAGAAGAAGTCATACCATTCGATCGTCGCGCCTATCAAAGATGCGAATACGACACGCCTCACTTCACGTTCCCTTACGTTCCTCGCGGTATTCAACATGGTCTCCTCCCCAATGTTGGATTCAGTTCAGAATTAAGTCGGACAGTTTTTCTCCGATCATGATTGCCGGCAGGTTCGTGTTTCCCGACACGATGCTCGGCATCACGGAACAGTCCGCGATCCAAAGACGGTCAAAGCCTCGCACCCGCAGGTCCGGGCCGACCACTGCGCCCTTGTCGTCGCCCTGACCCATTCGGCAGGTGCTCGTGGGATGGAAGATCGTCGCACCGCTCTGGCGCGCGAAATCGAGAATATCTTCCTCGCTCTCCAATGCCTCGCCCGGCAGTTCTTCGCTCGTCACGAACCGGTGCAGCGGACCTACACTCGCGATGCGGCGGGCCAGCCGGACGCCGCCGACCGCAACCTGACGATCGAGTTCGGTGTCGAGATAATTGGCGTATATGAGCGGCTGAACTCTCGGATCGGCAGACGCCAGCCGAATGGAGCCGCGGCTCTCCGGACGAAGTTGGCACACCGACAGGGTGAAGCCGGAGAAAGGATGGACCTTTCCTCCGGCCATGTCCGCGGAAAGGGTGGCCACATGGAATTGAACATCAGGCCGTGCCGCATCCGGCATGACTTTGGCGAAGAGTGCGCCTTGGTTGATTCCGACGGCGAGCGGACCCGTTCGCGTCAGCAGCCATTGCAGGCCGATCTTCACCTTGCCGATCAGGCTGTTCAGATCGTCGTTCGTCGTGATGGGCTTGCTGCAGCGGTAGATAAGTCTGAGTTGCAAATGATCCTGCAGGTTCGCGCCAACGCCCGGCATGTCTGCGACGACGTTGATGCCGTGTTCCCTGATATGATCGGCCGGACCGAGCCCGGACAACATCATCAGGTGCGGCGTATGCACAGCGCCTGCGCTCAGGATGACGCCTCGCCGCGCATCCATGCTCATCTTCCTGCCACCTCGAACGTAGTCGATGCCCTGCGCCCTGCACCCATCGAGGCGAACTTTCGTCACCAGCGCGTCGGTGACGATTTCGAGGTTGGCCCGTCCTTTTGCTGGACGGAGATAGCCCACTGCAGCACTGCTGCGCATGCCGTTACGTGTCGTCAGACTGTAGTAGCCCACGCCTTCCTGCGACGGTCCGTTGAAATCCTCATTGAAAGGTATGCCGAGCTGATTGGCCGAACCGATGAATGCGTCTATCAGCGGGTGTCTATGGCGGATCGGGTCGACGCTGATCGGCCCGTTTTTCCCGTGATATTCCGGGTTTGCCGCCCCTCGGAAGGATTCGGACTTGCGGAAGTAGGGCAGCACGTTGCGATAGTTCCACTGCTCACCGCCGTAGCGTGCCCAGCCGTCATAGTCCTCAGCCTGCCCCCTTATGGCAATCAGACCATTGATCGCTGAGCAGCCCCCCAGCACCTTGCCGCGCGGCCAGTAAATTCGTCGGCCGTTCATGTTGGATTCGGGCTCGGTGTAAAGCTTCCAATTGATGCGCTCGTCCCACATCGTCTTGCCGTAACCGAGCGGCAGATGGATCCAGGGACTGGTGTCCTTCGGTCCAGCTTCGATGAGAGCGACACGGAACTTTCCGTTCTCGGAGAGACGCGCGGCGACGGTGCAGCCCGAAGAGCCGGCGCCGACAACGATGTAATCAAACTGCACTTGGCTCACTCTCGGCTCCTCCCTGTTTCCACAAAGGCGGAAACGGCCCCAAAGAGTCAAACCTTTCGAGACAAAACATCTCACTACATGGGATTCTGTTTGAATTTGTGCCGCATTACTCCTATTGATACGGATATCAATCTCATTGACTGAGACGAGGACGATTCGATGGACATGCAAACCGAGGCGCCGAATTCGGCCGTAACGCGAAGCCTCAGCCTGATCGAAGTCGTCGGGCTTTCCGAAAAGCCGGTGACGCTGAGTGACCTTGCAGAGAGGATCGACATGCCAAGGGCCACGCTGCACAGACTGTGCCAACGTCTCGTGGAGGAGGGCTTTCTCTTTCGCGAACCGGACAGGCGCCACTACTCGGTCGGCCCGCGCCTCTTCAAGATGGGCCTGACCATTGTTGGTTCGGGCGTGGGAACCCAGCGGCACGCCATATTGAAGCAAGTGGTCGATGTAACGCGTGAGACATGCAATTTCGTGACACGTTCCGGTTGCGACGCCATATATCTCGCACGCGTCGAATCCGACTGGCCGCTGCGGGTTCATCTGGAGCCCGGCTCGCGCGTGCCGCTTCACTGCACCGCCAGCGGCAAATTGCTGCTGGCGCATATGGATGCGCAACAGAGGCAGAAGCTCCTGAACGCGATGACTTTCGAACGGTTCACGCCTGCAACGATCATCTCTGCGGACGCGCTGGAGGCGGAATTCGCCGAGATTTTGCGCGATGGTTTCAGCACCGATCGGGAGGAGTTCATGGCCGGGCTGATAGCCATCGCCGTTCCTGTTCTCGACAGGAATGGGCGGGTGGTTGCCTCGCTTGCCTGCCACGCACCAAAGGCCCGTATGACGCTCGAGGACGCCAAACGCTATGTGCCCGTGCTTCAGTCGGCGGCCCGCAAACTCGCGCAGACGTTCTAACCCGCGCACGTCTAAAGGATCTCGTCTTTGAGGTAGTACCAGCGATACATCCCCCACTGGCCAAGGCGTCTGAACGGCGTGAGCAGGCCGTGGCTCGGCAGCGGCGAGGTGAAGATCGGCAGATCGAGGGTGCCGCCCTTGCCCGCCACCATCTGGGCCATGCGGCGGCCGGCCTGGGCGGAATACATGACCCCGTTGCCGCCATAGCCCATGGCGTAGAACAGCGGCTGCTTCGGGTCGGGCCGGAAGACCCGCGGCATCATGTCGTGGCTGACATCGACCCAGCCCCACCAGGAGTAGTCGATCCGGATCCCCTTCAGGATCGGAAACTTTCGGTACAGTCCTTCGAGCAGCCGATCGAGATGTTTGGGATTCACCGCATCGCGGCCGGTGATGGCGCTGCGGCTGCCGATCTGCACGCGGCCGTCCGGCATCATCCGGTAATAGTGGCGCAGCGTGCGCGTATCGGTGAGCGGGATCCGCGTCTTGAAGTTCAGTTCGGTGCGTTCTTCCTCGGTCAGCGGGCGCGTGACGATCGAGTTGGAGAGGATCGGCATCAGCCGGTGCCGAGTCAGCATATGCAGGTCCGGCGAGGTATAGCCCGCCGTCGCGATGCAGACGGCGCGTGCACGAACGGTGCCGCCCGGCGTAGACAGATGATAGGCGCCGCTCTTCCATTCGCAGCCGATAACGGGGCTTGCCGTGTGGACCCGTGCACCGAGCTTGCGCGCCAGATTGAGGTAGCCGAAGGCGAGCTTGGCCGCGTGGATGCCCATGCCGTCCGGTTCGTACATCGCCCCCCTCGCCTCCTCGTCGCGTAGGAAGCCGCGGTGGACCTCGTCGCGGCCGACGATGCGCGAGCGGTAGCCGAAAACCTCGTTTAGAAGCCGCGACTCGGCTTCGAGCGCCGGCATCACCTTTTCGCGATGGGCGATATAGAGGTGGCCGCCGTCCTGAGGGTCGCAGTCGATCTCCGGCGAGCGGATCAGGTCTCGGAAGAGATCGAAGGCTTCGCTGATTTCGCCGTGCAGCCTTCTGGCGACATCGACGCCCCAGCGCTCTATCCACTGCGAACGCTTGAGCCGGCCGGCGGAGATCTGCGCCTGACCGCCATTGCGGGTGCTGCAGCCCCAGGCGACTCCATTGGCTTCGAGCACCGTCGCCTTTATGCCGTGTTCCTGGGCCAGATGGATCGCGCAGGAGAGCCCCGTATATCCGGAGCCGACGATAGCGACGTCGACGTCCGTATCGCGTGTAACCGGTCCGTCGTCGGCAGGCGGCGTGCCGGCAGTGCCGATCCAATAGGTCGGCGCATAGTCCTTGCCGTCGCCCGGATGGGGCGCGCGGATCGGGTCATAGGTCGGATCGAAGGGCTTCCGCGATGCGATCGGTCTGGCCAGCTGGTGTTCCATGTCGTGATCCTGCCCTGGAGGCTCTCAGTATCTCGGCTGCGGTTCGATGAGCGGTCGGTTCTTGCGGAATGCCTGCTTGCGGACGATCTTTCCGTCGCGAAGCGTGAAGAGATCGCAGCCTTCCGCGACGATCCGCGTCCCGTCCGCATTGGTCCCCGAGAAGGTCCACTCGGAGACGGCGCGATCGCCGTGGACGAAATGGCTGTGATGATCCCAATGGGCATCCCGCATTGCCGTCCATACGCCTGAGAAGGAATCGGCAATCGCCTCGGCGCCGGCGATGCGTTTGCCGCAGGCCTCCGGGCCGGCAACGGCGTTGAAGACGCAATCGGCAGCAAAAAACGCCATGACGTTGTCGATGTCGTGCCTGTTGAAGGCGTCGAAAAGCTTTGCAAGATCTTCGGCGGTCATGTCGAAATTCCTTTGTTCATGCCTGGGCATAGCTTCGCCGGGCGGGCGGCTGTACGCCCGTTGAAATGCTTGAGACGAGATTGTCCGGGGCGCCGACTACTTCCGATCGGCTGCCGTCACACTTTGCCCTTCCAGGGAATGAGCGCCTTTTCGAGGTAGCGGATCATGAGATCGAAGGCGAAGGCGAAGACGCCGATGACGACGATGCCCATGATGACCGTATCGCTGGCGAGGTATTCGGCGGCATTCAGCACCATGAAGCCGAGGCCACGATGGGCGGCCACCATTTCGGCGGCGACGAGCGTGGTCCAGCCGACGCCGATCCCGATGCGCATCCCCGTGAATATCTCCGGCAGGGCAGCCTTCAGGATCACATGCCTGATGACCTGAGCTCGCGTCGCGCCCATCGCGTAGGCCGCATGGATCTGTTCCGTCGAGACCGAGCGGACACCGGCCCTGGCGGCGATCGCCATCGGCGCAAAGATCGCCAGATAGATCAGGAATACTTTCGGAAATTCACCGATGCCGAGCCAGATGATGATCAGCGGCAGATAGGCGAGCGGCGGCAGTGGCCGGTAGAATTCGATGATCGGGTCGAAGAGACCGCGCACCACCCGGTTGACGCCCATGAGGATGCCGACGGGAACGGCGGTGACGAGAGCCAGCAGGAAAGCTCCGAGCACGCGGCCGAGACTTGCCAGCGTATGCTGCGCCAGAGTGGAATTCGACACCCCTTCCGTAAGCGCAATCACGAACTTGTCCCAGACGGCGAGCGGCGACGGCAGGAACAGCGGCTTGATCCAGCCCATTTCGGTCACGAGCAGCCAGAGTGAGATGAACGCCAGGGCGGTCAGCAGGCTGATATGCCCGCTCATGCCGTCGCCCGGCGCTCCGTAGATCCTGCCCGGGCGAACGGGTTTACTCTTGGCGACACCCTCAAGCATGGAGGAGCTCCGGGTTGCCGGACTGGCGCTCGTCGCCATAGATGATGCCGAGGATCTGTTCGCGCATGTCGATGAAGTCGCGGCTGGATTTGATTGCGCGTGCATTGCCGTTCTCCAGGAAGCGTTTGTTGAAGTCGAGCTCGTAGGTGTGGGTGATGCGGCCCGGACGGGGCGACATCACGATCAGCCTGGAGCCGAGGAACAGCGCCTCCTCGACGCTGTGGGTGATGAAGAAGAACATCTTGTTGGTGAGTTGCCAGACCTCCAGCAACAGTTCCTGAATGG
Protein-coding regions in this window:
- a CDS encoding NAD(P)/FAD-dependent oxidoreductase, whose protein sequence is MEHQLARPIASRKPFDPTYDPIRAPHPGDGKDYAPTYWIGTAGTPPADDGPVTRDTDVDVAIVGSGYTGLSCAIHLAQEHGIKATVLEANGVAWGCSTRNGGQAQISAGRLKRSQWIERWGVDVARRLHGEISEAFDLFRDLIRSPEIDCDPQDGGHLYIAHREKVMPALEAESRLLNEVFGYRSRIVGRDEVHRGFLRDEEARGAMYEPDGMGIHAAKLAFGYLNLARKLGARVHTASPVIGCEWKSGAYHLSTPGGTVRARAVCIATAGYTSPDLHMLTRHRLMPILSNSIVTRPLTEEERTELNFKTRIPLTDTRTLRHYYRMMPDGRVQIGSRSAITGRDAVNPKHLDRLLEGLYRKFPILKGIRIDYSWWGWVDVSHDMMPRVFRPDPKQPLFYAMGYGGNGVMYSAQAGRRMAQMVAGKGGTLDLPIFTSPLPSHGLLTPFRRLGQWGMYRWYYLKDEIL
- a CDS encoding MFS transporter, with product MLNTARNVREREVRRVVFASLIGATIEWYDFFLYGVIAGIVFNQLYFPAHDPIVSIVLAYATFAVGFVARPLGGIIFGHFGDKLGRKQMLVLTILIMGVATVLIGVLPTYDQIGVAAPILLLILRIAQGIGIGGEWGGAVLMAYEFAPENKRGYYASIPQIGLAIGLCLSSGVVALLSLLPDEAFMSWGWRSAFVGSVVLIIVGLYIRLKVAETPDFAAVKEEQQELKIPFVDLVRTYPRNILLGMGARYIDGVFFNVFAVFSIVYLSKYVQVDRTTALWLVSLSALVMVVAIPFFGRLSDRWGRPKTYAVGSLLLALVTFPAFMLMESGSLPLIALSLIVPFGIIYAMCYGPEAALFSDLFDVKVRYTGISFVYQFSGIFASGITPIIATYLISYGNGAPWLLAAYVVFAALVSMVSSMLIRPVSETSSVLPHKPLRTSTAHTS
- a CDS encoding nuclear transport factor 2 family protein, with amino-acid sequence MTAEDLAKLFDAFNRHDIDNVMAFFAADCVFNAVAGPEACGKRIAGAEAIADSFSGVWTAMRDAHWDHHSHFVHGDRAVSEWTFSGTNADGTRIVAEGCDLFTLRDGKIVRKQAFRKNRPLIEPQPRY
- a CDS encoding IclR family transcriptional regulator, yielding MDMQTEAPNSAVTRSLSLIEVVGLSEKPVTLSDLAERIDMPRATLHRLCQRLVEEGFLFREPDRRHYSVGPRLFKMGLTIVGSGVGTQRHAILKQVVDVTRETCNFVTRSGCDAIYLARVESDWPLRVHLEPGSRVPLHCTASGKLLLAHMDAQQRQKLLNAMTFERFTPATIISADALEAEFAEILRDGFSTDREEFMAGLIAIAVPVLDRNGRVVASLACHAPKARMTLEDAKRYVPVLQSAARKLAQTF
- a CDS encoding GMC family oxidoreductase: MSQVQFDYIVVGAGSSGCTVAARLSENGKFRVALIEAGPKDTSPWIHLPLGYGKTMWDERINWKLYTEPESNMNGRRIYWPRGKVLGGCSAINGLIAIRGQAEDYDGWARYGGEQWNYRNVLPYFRKSESFRGAANPEYHGKNGPISVDPIRHRHPLIDAFIGSANQLGIPFNEDFNGPSQEGVGYYSLTTRNGMRSSAAVGYLRPAKGRANLEIVTDALVTKVRLDGCRAQGIDYVRGGRKMSMDARRGVILSAGAVHTPHLMMLSGLGPADHIREHGINVVADMPGVGANLQDHLQLRLIYRCSKPITTNDDLNSLIGKVKIGLQWLLTRTGPLAVGINQGALFAKVMPDAARPDVQFHVATLSADMAGGKVHPFSGFTLSVCQLRPESRGSIRLASADPRVQPLIYANYLDTELDRQVAVGGVRLARRIASVGPLHRFVTSEELPGEALESEEDILDFARQSGATIFHPTSTCRMGQGDDKGAVVGPDLRVRGFDRLWIADCSVMPSIVSGNTNLPAIMIGEKLSDLILN
- a CDS encoding ABC transporter permease subunit; the protein is MLEGVAKSKPVRPGRIYGAPGDGMSGHISLLTALAFISLWLLVTEMGWIKPLFLPSPLAVWDKFVIALTEGVSNSTLAQHTLASLGRVLGAFLLALVTAVPVGILMGVNRVVRGLFDPIIEFYRPLPPLAYLPLIIIWLGIGEFPKVFLIYLAIFAPMAIAARAGVRSVSTEQIHAAYAMGATRAQVIRHVILKAALPEIFTGMRIGIGVGWTTLVAAEMVAAHRGLGFMVLNAAEYLASDTVIMGIVVIGVFAFAFDLMIRYLEKALIPWKGKV